A window from Streptomyces sp. NBC_00335 encodes these proteins:
- a CDS encoding fatty acyl-CoA synthetase, which translates to MTPVRKNTVDGLLHDSARRVPDRVAVRYRARTWTYAELDAAVSTGAAVLRGSYGLAEGDRVATFGHNSDAYLLAFLACARAGLTHVPVNQNLTGEDLSYILENSGSSLVLADPELAGRVPEGFAVRPLRDARGSFLSDLAEPAGPAGPEAFARSGDPSRLAQLLYTSGTTALPKGAMMTHEALCHEYESAIAALDLAEGDLPVHSLPLYHSAQMHVFLLPYLAVGARNTIVDAPVAEEIFDLVETGEADSLFAPPTVWIGLANHPDFADFAVRDLSALRKAYYGASIMPVPVLERLRARLPGLGFYNCFGQSEIGPLATVLRPEEHEGRMDSCGRPVHHVQARVVDEDGAEVPDGTAGEVVYRSPQLCLGYWNDAEATKKAFRDGWFRSGDLAVRDPEGYFTVVDRVKDVINSGGVLVASRQVEDVLYTHPGVAEAAVIGLPDERWIEAVTAVVVPRDGVTEAELLDYAREKLAHFKAPKRILFVDALPRNASGKILKRTLRDRFSTPS; encoded by the coding sequence ATGACCCCGGTGCGGAAGAACACGGTCGACGGACTGCTCCACGACAGCGCGCGACGCGTCCCGGACCGGGTCGCGGTCCGCTACCGCGCGCGGACCTGGACCTACGCGGAACTCGACGCGGCCGTCTCCACGGGCGCGGCCGTGCTGCGCGGGAGCTACGGGCTGGCCGAGGGGGACCGGGTCGCGACCTTCGGGCACAACTCCGACGCCTACCTCCTCGCCTTCCTCGCCTGCGCCCGCGCCGGGCTCACGCACGTGCCGGTCAACCAGAACCTGACCGGGGAGGACCTCTCGTACATCCTGGAGAACTCCGGGAGCTCCCTCGTCCTCGCGGACCCGGAACTGGCCGGGCGGGTCCCCGAGGGGTTCGCCGTACGCCCGCTGCGCGACGCGCGCGGCTCCTTCCTGTCCGACCTGGCCGAACCGGCCGGGCCCGCCGGGCCCGAGGCCTTCGCCCGCTCCGGGGACCCGTCCCGGCTGGCGCAGCTGCTGTACACCTCCGGGACCACCGCCCTGCCGAAGGGGGCGATGATGACGCACGAGGCGCTCTGCCACGAGTACGAGAGCGCGATCGCGGCCCTGGACCTGGCGGAGGGCGATCTGCCGGTGCACTCCCTGCCGCTGTACCACTCGGCGCAGATGCACGTGTTCCTGCTGCCGTACCTGGCGGTGGGCGCGCGGAACACGATCGTGGACGCGCCGGTCGCGGAGGAGATCTTCGACCTGGTAGAGACGGGGGAGGCGGACAGCCTGTTCGCACCGCCGACGGTGTGGATCGGGCTGGCCAACCACCCCGATTTCGCGGACTTCGCCGTCCGCGACCTGTCCGCCCTGCGCAAGGCGTACTACGGGGCCTCGATCATGCCGGTGCCGGTCCTGGAACGGCTGCGCGCACGGCTTCCCGGCCTCGGCTTCTACAACTGCTTTGGGCAGAGCGAGATCGGCCCGCTGGCCACGGTGCTGCGGCCGGAGGAGCACGAGGGGCGGATGGACTCGTGCGGGCGGCCGGTCCACCACGTTCAGGCGCGGGTGGTCGACGAGGACGGGGCCGAGGTCCCCGACGGCACGGCAGGCGAGGTGGTCTACCGCTCCCCGCAGCTCTGCCTGGGCTACTGGAACGACGCCGAGGCGACGAAGAAGGCCTTCCGGGACGGCTGGTTCCGCTCCGGCGACCTGGCGGTCCGGGACCCGGAGGGGTACTTCACGGTCGTGGACCGGGTAAAGGACGTCATCAACTCGGGCGGGGTACTGGTCGCCTCACGGCAGGTCGAGGACGTGCTGTACACCCACCCGGGCGTGGCCGAGGCGGCGGTGATCGGCCTGCCGGACGAACGGTGGATCGAGGCCGTCACGGCGGTGGTGGTCCCGCGCGACGGGGTGACGGAGGCGGAACTCCTGGACTACGCCCGCGAGAAGCTGGCCCACTTCAAGGCCCCGAAGCGGATCCTCTTCGTGGACGCCCTGCCCCGCAACGCGAGCGGCAAGATCCTCAAGCGCACCCTGCGCGACCGCTTCTCGACCCCGTCCTGA
- a CDS encoding ankyrin repeat domain-containing protein, translating to MNRRRQKKLARQLVDAAMFGRTARVRALLRAGAHPETADPEGTTPLYAASVQGALDTVRSLLEAGASPNTESGRGTEGTPLCAAACWGYADTVRELLAHGADPNLREDRGAGRTPLDWALAGPHPETADALRAAGARP from the coding sequence ATGAACCGAAGACGACAGAAGAAGCTCGCGCGGCAGCTCGTCGACGCCGCGATGTTCGGACGCACCGCCCGGGTCCGCGCCCTCCTGCGCGCGGGCGCGCACCCGGAGACGGCCGACCCGGAGGGCACCACCCCGCTGTACGCGGCATCCGTCCAGGGAGCTCTCGACACGGTCCGCTCCCTCCTGGAGGCCGGCGCCTCCCCGAACACCGAGAGCGGACGCGGTACGGAGGGCACGCCGCTGTGCGCGGCCGCCTGCTGGGGTTACGCCGACACGGTGCGCGAACTCCTCGCCCACGGCGCGGACCCGAACCTACGGGAGGACCGGGGCGCGGGCCGTACGCCCCTCGACTGGGCGCTGGCGGGACCGCACCCGGAGACGGCCGACGCACTCCGAGCGGCGGGAGCCCGCCCCTAA
- a CDS encoding YhjD/YihY/BrkB family envelope integrity protein, with product MTSTFRRLHDRLQASHAGLAWSRGREMELMHRAMGFAALGFLTLVPLLVVVAAAAPGSGSGFGRWLGQALGVTEFSRERVEMLFGAADLALERTTAFGLAALAVFGLTFGSAVQTGYEKVWDLPTARWHTMWRHVVWLALLVCYLGLLVLIPAPSDDVPGTILGTTGDVIGTCLFFWTSQWILLGGRVRWRALLPGAACTSLGLLGLRVFSQLVFSPLIASNAVTYGPFGTLLVVQSWLVGVGFVVYGGALVGRLFHEHLVLRRLQAVALREDPEF from the coding sequence GTGACCTCGACCTTCCGGCGGCTCCACGACCGGCTCCAGGCCTCCCATGCCGGGCTGGCATGGAGCCGTGGGCGGGAGATGGAGCTGATGCACCGGGCCATGGGCTTCGCCGCCCTCGGCTTCCTCACCCTGGTGCCGCTGCTCGTCGTCGTCGCGGCCGCCGCGCCGGGCAGCGGCTCGGGCTTCGGCCGCTGGCTCGGTCAGGCCCTCGGGGTGACGGAGTTCTCCCGGGAGCGGGTGGAGATGCTGTTCGGCGCCGCGGACCTCGCTCTGGAGCGGACGACCGCCTTCGGTCTGGCCGCGCTCGCCGTCTTCGGCCTGACCTTCGGCTCCGCCGTGCAGACCGGGTACGAGAAGGTCTGGGACCTTCCGACAGCCCGCTGGCACACCATGTGGCGACACGTCGTCTGGCTCGCCCTGCTGGTCTGCTACCTCGGGCTGCTCGTCCTCATCCCCGCCCCGTCGGACGACGTGCCCGGCACGATCCTCGGCACCACGGGCGATGTCATCGGCACCTGCCTGTTCTTCTGGACCTCCCAGTGGATCCTCCTCGGCGGGCGGGTCCGCTGGCGCGCCCTGCTGCCGGGAGCCGCCTGCACCAGCCTGGGCCTCCTCGGCCTGCGGGTCTTCTCGCAGCTGGTGTTCTCCCCGCTGATCGCCTCCAACGCCGTCACGTACGGCCCCTTCGGCACCCTCCTGGTCGTCCAGTCCTGGCTGGTCGGCGTCGGGTTCGTGGTCTACGGCGGCGCTCTGGTCGGCCGGCTCTTCCACGAACACCTCGTCCTGCGCCGCCTCCAAGCCGTCGCCCTCCGGGAGGATCCGGAGTTCTAG
- the paaK gene encoding phenylacetate--CoA ligase PaaK, with amino-acid sequence MGTYAQGHDGGADEGERMGRDELAALQLTRLRATLRRAYDRVPFYRQAFDKAGLHPDDCRSLSDLSLFPFTTKSDLRDQYPFGMFAVPRSEVRRIHASSGTTGRPTVVGYTDGDLSTWADVVARSIRAAGGRPGQIVHIAYGYGLFTGGLGAHYGAERLGCTVVPASGGMTDRQVRLIEDFRPEVIMVTPSYMLTLLDEMERQGIDPRATSLRTGIFGAEPWTEEMRREIEERLNIDAVDIYGLSEVMGPGVAQEFAETKDGLHIWEDHFYPEVVDPLTGAVLPEGEPGELVFTSLTKEAMPIVRYRTRDLTRLLPGTVRPAFRRMEKITGRSDDMIILRGVNLYPTQIEEVLLRTPALAPHFQLRLTRQGRLDALTVRVEARRESDAAQREAAAASVVRAVKEGVGVSVAVEVVDPETLERSVGKIKRLVDLREGGA; translated from the coding sequence ATGGGTACGTACGCACAGGGCCACGACGGCGGCGCGGACGAGGGCGAGCGGATGGGCCGGGACGAGCTGGCGGCGCTCCAGCTGACCCGCCTGCGGGCGACCTTGCGCCGGGCCTACGACCGGGTTCCCTTCTACCGGCAGGCCTTCGACAAGGCCGGTCTGCATCCCGACGACTGCCGCTCCCTCTCCGACCTCTCCTTGTTCCCCTTCACCACCAAGTCCGATCTGCGCGACCAGTACCCCTTCGGCATGTTCGCCGTACCGCGCTCCGAGGTCCGCCGCATCCACGCGTCCAGCGGGACGACGGGCCGCCCGACCGTCGTCGGATACACGGACGGGGACCTGTCCACCTGGGCGGACGTCGTCGCCCGCTCGATCCGCGCGGCGGGCGGCAGGCCCGGCCAGATCGTCCACATCGCCTACGGGTACGGCCTGTTCACCGGAGGCCTGGGCGCGCACTACGGCGCGGAGCGCCTGGGCTGTACGGTCGTGCCCGCCTCGGGCGGGATGACGGACCGCCAGGTCCGGCTGATCGAGGACTTCCGGCCGGAGGTCATCATGGTGACCCCCTCCTACATGCTGACCCTGCTGGACGAGATGGAGCGCCAGGGCATCGATCCCCGCGCCACCTCCCTCCGTACGGGGATCTTCGGTGCCGAGCCCTGGACGGAGGAGATGCGCCGCGAGATCGAGGAACGCCTGAACATCGACGCGGTGGACATATACGGGCTCTCGGAGGTGATGGGCCCTGGTGTCGCACAGGAGTTCGCCGAGACAAAAGACGGTCTCCACATATGGGAGGACCACTTCTACCCGGAGGTGGTCGACCCGCTGACGGGCGCCGTGCTGCCGGAGGGCGAGCCCGGGGAGCTGGTCTTCACCTCGCTGACCAAGGAGGCGATGCCCATCGTCCGCTACCGCACCCGGGACCTGACCCGGCTGCTCCCCGGCACGGTCCGGCCGGCCTTCCGCCGTATGGAGAAGATCACCGGCCGCAGCGACGACATGATCATCCTGCGCGGGGTGAACCTCTACCCCACCCAGATCGAGGAGGTGCTCCTGCGGACCCCGGCCCTGGCCCCGCACTTCCAGCTCCGGCTGACCAGGCAGGGCCGGCTGGACGCCCTGACAGTACGGGTGGAGGCACGCCGAGAGAGCGACGCCGCCCAGCGGGAGGCCGCGGCGGCCTCGGTGGTGCGGGCCGTCAAGGAGGGCGTCGGAGTCTCGGTCGCGGTGGAGGTGGTGGATCCGGAGACCCTGGAGCGGTCGGTCGGCAAGATCAAGCGACTGGTGGACCTCCGGGAGGGCGGAGCCTGA
- a CDS encoding alpha/beta fold hydrolase, whose product MSTSTPPTCSFTFTAHDGTELAYHVQGEGEPLLCLPGGAMRASAYLGDLGGLAAGRRLILLDLRGTGDSALPADPATYRVDHQVADVDALRGHLGLESADLLAHSAAGNLALLYAAAHPRRVRRLALITPTSWAVDLADSPETRLADVRGRAGREPYDKAIAAYERTLAALAAGGVPEEADRVAVMPLAYGRWDETARAHAALSPVQVNAEASAAFAGPGAFDPPATRAALGRFTGEALVLAGELDFNPSPALAARLAQLFERGVVDVQQGGGHFPWLDDAPWFAARIEQFLSTGA is encoded by the coding sequence ATGTCGACCTCCACTCCTCCCACCTGCAGCTTCACCTTCACCGCCCATGACGGAACCGAACTCGCGTACCACGTCCAGGGTGAAGGCGAGCCGCTCCTGTGCCTCCCCGGCGGCGCCATGCGGGCCTCCGCCTACCTGGGTGACCTCGGTGGACTGGCCGCGGGCCGCCGGCTGATCCTGCTCGACCTGCGAGGCACCGGGGACTCCGCGCTCCCGGCCGATCCGGCGACGTACCGGGTCGACCACCAGGTCGCCGACGTCGATGCGCTGCGCGGTCACCTCGGCCTGGAGAGCGCCGACCTGCTCGCCCACTCCGCAGCGGGCAACCTGGCCCTGCTCTACGCGGCCGCGCACCCGCGACGGGTACGCCGACTGGCCCTGATCACGCCGACCTCCTGGGCCGTGGACCTCGCGGACTCCCCGGAAACCCGCCTCGCGGACGTCCGCGGGCGGGCCGGGAGAGAGCCCTACGACAAGGCCATCGCGGCCTACGAGCGGACGCTGGCCGCCTTGGCCGCCGGAGGGGTTCCCGAAGAGGCCGACCGGGTGGCGGTGATGCCGCTCGCCTACGGGCGCTGGGACGAGACGGCGCGTGCCCACGCGGCACTGAGCCCGGTCCAGGTGAACGCCGAGGCCTCCGCCGCCTTCGCCGGCCCGGGCGCCTTCGACCCGCCCGCCACCCGGGCCGCGCTGGGCCGCTTCACCGGAGAGGCGCTGGTCCTCGCCGGGGAGCTGGACTTCAACCCCTCCCCGGCCCTCGCGGCCCGGCTCGCGCAGCTCTTCGAGCGGGGCGTCGTCGACGTGCAGCAGGGCGGTGGGCACTTCCCGTGGCTGGACGACGCGCCGTGGTTCGCGGCCCGGATCGAGCAGTTCTTGAGCACCGGGGCCTGA